The DNA segment AGAAGACCACTTTCAATCATCACTCTTATGCTGCAGTGGCACACTATGTTACTTAAATGCAAGTTTCTCATGTAAAAAGACTGACCTGTGCTGAAAGGATGTGAACAGATTCAAGAAGCTGATCATTTACTTAGCTGAGTGAAGCATGAGGCGTGATTATCATGCCATTAAAAACTTAATGGCATGATAATCACACTTGTGACATTGGCTGTTCTTGTTCTAATAACTCATGGCAAAAAATGGAAGCTTAACTTTAGCTCAGTAGGTTCACCTCTTGCTTGTTTGTAAAATGCTTAGACCCAGTTTGTGCTGTTCTGTGGAGGGAGTAGTACACACCTTTCTATCCTAAGTATTAATTTCTTGCCTATAACACCCTTCAAACAtttgaaacactcagtttagaaaaaagcttttttgttttttttgacaatTTCTTGACTATACTAGACCGCTCCTTTTATCAGCTTTCAGCTGTGTTTGGATGTTTTTTCCCTATGGATCAATAAGCCTGGTCACATGATAAACCCGCATTAAGTAACACAAGACACTTCAGGAATACAGGAGGGATGATGCTGAAAATAGACCCCTGTGTtcttataaaaaaacaaacaaaccataaATTTACATAATCTCacataatttcaataaaaagaGTGTATCAGCGTGACCCCAAACATTTGAGCAGCAGTTTAGGTTTAATCTACTATGTAAAATCTCCTATTCAGCCCTTAGACATTTTCCCTGAAGAGCGCCGtggttttaaaaatctgttCTCATGTCTATTGAAAAAGTAAAAGCTTCTCAAAAGCATGGAATGGTTTTACTGGTTGAGGCTTCTCGGTACCCAACCAACATTGTGCCCCTGGATTTTTATTTGGTGGAAGCACCAATAATTTGCAAAAGGAAAAGGAAGATCTGGATTATATCGACGTAGATGGAGAGTGCGGCGAACACGTACTCCTCTGGACTAATGGAGTGCTTTCTGTTTCCAATCAGTAGCTGAGTGTGATATGCCAGGAACTGCAAGACACAAAGtgttacaaaaaaaactgagcacTATATCAATAAATACAACGAGGGCTGCTGTAAGATTAAAAGGCGACTTCTTCATTTCTTTGAAACTTTAAAGTGAAACACTTACCAGAGTGAAAACTATCGCTCCTATAGCTGCATAAAGCATGTGAAGCCAAAATATCTGCAACAACAAATAGTCATTAAGATAACAAGAAAACCCAAGAAGGTGTCAGGAAACAGTGTCACAGTATTCACAACAGCAGTGACTCACGTATTTGAAGGACAGCACAATGGCTGTAATGATGCCAGTCACGAACACGACAATGCCGAGGACGCAGAAAAGACCCTGGCACTTGGTGAAGTCGACCTACAAAGAGAAATCGGCAGCAGCCATCTCAACCTGTGCCCATGAGCAAACACACTGTGGATATTTAAAGCTGATAAGCAGAAATGCGCACGGCCCTACCTTCGTCTGGAAGCAGAACACTGTGACGGCGATGCAGACGACAGCTGTGATTCCCAGCGCAAGAAACACTGCTTTTGTGTCATAGTAACTAAAACCAAAGAACAACACACAGTTAGCAGTGAGGAAATTATGTGAATGTTTTTATCATATAAAGggactgtatatatatattttttacctggatatggTTCCAGTCATATACGACAAAGACAGAGTCTgtttcacaaaaaaataaagatcagataaaattacaatgaaacaattCTTGTCCAACCACAAACAGCataatcatgaaaaaaaaaccaaagagaCTAAAACAGCTCTGATCATAACATGCTGTCTAACTCAGTGTCAACACTGTCATAAAAGTCCCGGTTTTATCACAAGTCCCAGTGTCATGTGGACTCCTACAAGTCCACGTGACAATTCAGGAAATAAGActgctgaataaaaaaaaaaaccacaaaacctTTTATTATGTGACAAAATGCAGATCATAAAACAGCTCAGTCATTTTGCTGTCAGAGCTGATAAACTGAACACTCAAACACATCAACAGGTGAAATGCAAACAAGTGTGGTGACTCACTTGTTTGGCTCTGatattaaaattacatttcaagTACTGTGATAAGGCTGTCATTGGATGGAATGTCTCGCTGACAAAGACAAAACGGTTTTCAGTCTTGACTTGATCCAAGTCCAGGAAACTGCTGGTAATGACCTCTATTTCAAAAATCAACCACAAGTCATACTTACAAAGAGGCCGAGCAGAATCATGTTCCATGGGAACTTCCTCCTGCAAAATAAGTTggttttcagcagaaagttggTTTAAAAGTGTTCAGGTACAAGTATTTTCtctaaaaacataataaaagcaGGCAATCACACTCACCGGGGGCCTTTGCAGCAGACCAGCACGATGTGGGTGATGAAATACACTGCACTAAAATGTAGAAATTAATCGCAAAGTTACAATTGTGATTAATGTGTCAGCACATTACCTCGGATCTAATGATGTTACCACAGAGGGAGACTTACTATGATGCCCAGTACACAGCTGGGGTTTTCCTTACAAAAGATTTGACAGGTTGGCTGTAACAAACAGAGGCACAGTTAACACCAGGATATGCTCACACGCAAAGAGCCTTAGAAAGAACACGATCTGTATACTCACACAAACGTGAATATGGCCACAATGGCTGTGGTGACCAGGAGCTGACACGCCAAGATCAAATAcaccttaaaaagaaaaaaaatattcacattattttatattctcttttttttttcttttttttttttcttttttttgcctgtcctgtttggttcttttgccatcagaattattgtctaaaggcaaagaaagatgcccaacggatttactttaccaaatggaccatcccagccttgccgtaatggtccatttgattcaactttttattgtttattttattttcacttgctgaatacgggacagacttgactggaggagagaacgtggagaaagaaagagggaaagaaaaaaacctgagaagagggacggggaaaaagggcaaaaaacaaaaaccaacagaataagcagacaaaaaatacatatatcgatcacctggatcacctgttgagaaagaaaaaagaaagcaagcagaagaaaacgagagtaataaacaagatcacaatgatatatgggaatatgacagtaaatactaaatattaaacattattgtgcagcacgtgagatcgacagcgcacagtgtgctttgaggtaggagccaaaaagggtgtagtttgtgtgtgtgatcacccgtgtgtacacctgtgagcatgaacgcgcttgtttttaaaaggttccttcatgtaacgatctgctagagggtgtgggggaccactgccccgacctccagggcatgaagcaggtatggaggagatcaagactccagacatccagaggccccc comes from the Oreochromis aureus strain Israel breed Guangdong linkage group 18, ZZ_aureus, whole genome shotgun sequence genome and includes:
- the tmbim1a gene encoding transmembrane BAX inhibitor motif containing 1a → MSHYPPGYDESHGPLYGPQGGNYPPPPPYGFPSYGSSQPGYPSAPYPPGPNAPLYPGQPAGYPPGPYPGQPQPAGHPGSGYPNPPPMPPVVPPTIPSDVLSSGDEFAASGSGWDSLSIRHTFIRKVYLILACQLLVTTAIVAIFTFVQPVKSFVRKTPAVYWASYAVYFITHIVLVCCKGPRRKFPWNMILLGLFTLSLSYMTGTISSYYDTKAVFLALGITAVVCIAVTVFCFQTKVDFTKCQGLFCVLGIVVFVTGIITAIVLSFKYIFWLHMLYAAIGAIVFTLFLAYHTQLLIGNRKHSISPEEYVFAALSIYVDIIQIFLFLLQIIGASTK